Proteins from one Prinia subflava isolate CZ2003 ecotype Zambia chromosome 4, Cam_Psub_1.2, whole genome shotgun sequence genomic window:
- the KCNJ4 gene encoding inward rectifier potassium channel 4, whose translation MGSVRVNRYSIVSTEEDGHKVSALGSVNGHSRNGKGHAPQRKHRNRFVKKNGQCNVYFANLSNKSQRYMADIFTTCVDTRWRYMLMIFSAAFLVSWLFFGFLFWCIAFFHGDLNAPAVVGSPSLLKPCIMHVNSFLGAFLFSVETQTTIGYGFRCVTEECPLAIMAVVVQSIVGCVIDSFMIGTIMAKMARPKKRAQTLLFSHHAVISVRDGKLCLMWRVGNLRRSHIVEAHVRAQLIKPYMTEEGEYLPLDQRDLNVGYDVGLDRIFLVSPIIIVHEIDEESPLYGIGKEELETENFEIVVILEGMVEATAMTTQARSSYLASEILWGHRFEPVVFEEKNHYKVDYSRFHKTYEVAGTPRCSARELQESKMTILPSPPPPSAFCYENELALVSQDEDEDDDEVGVVLGGNTKEEGGIIQMMDFGSHLDLERLQATLPLDTISYRRESAI comes from the exons ATGGGCAGCGTCCGAGTCAATCG GTACAGCATCGTCTCAACTGAAGAGGATGGACACAAGGTCTCTGCACTGGGCAGCGTGAACGGGCACAGCCGGAACGGAAAGGGTCATGCTCCCCAGAGGAAGCACCGCAACCGTTTTGTGAAGAAGAATGGCCAGTGCAACGTTTACTTTGCCAACCTGAGCAACAAATCTCAGCGCTACATGGCCGACATCTTCACCACCTGTGTGGACACGCGCTGGCGTTACATGCTGATGATcttctctgctgccttcctggtCTCCTGGCTCTTCTTTGGCTTCCTCTTCTGGTGCATCGCTTTCTTCCACGGCGATCTCAATGCACCGGCAGTGGTAGGTAGTCCCTCTCTCCTCAAGCCCTGCATCATGCATGTGAACAGCTTCCTGGGggcttttcttttctcagtggAGACACAGACAACCATTGGGTATGGCTTCCGCTGCGTGACTGAGGAGTGTCCACTGGCTATCATGGCAGTTGTGGTGCAGTCCATTGTGGGCTGTGTGATTGACTCCTTCATGATTGGCACTATCATGGCCAAGATGGCAAGGCCCAAGAAGCGGGCCCAGACCCTCCTTTTCAGCCATCATGCGGTCATTTCTGTGCGGGATGGCAAACTGTGTCTCATGTGGAGGGTGGGCAACCTGAGGAGGAGTCACATCGTGGAGGCCCATGTCCGCGCCCAGCTCATCAAGCCCTACATGACAGAGGAAGGGGAATACCTCCCCCTGGACCAGCGGGACCTAAATGTGGGCTACGATGTGGGTCTCGATCGTATCTTTTTGGTCTCACCCATTATTATTGTTCATGAGATTGATGAGGAGAGCCCCCTCTATGGGATTGGCAAGGAAGAGCTGGAGACGGAGAATTTTGAGATTGTGGTAATTCTGGAGGGGATGGTAGAAGCCACAGCCATGACCACACAGGCACGAAGCTCTTACCTTGCTAGTGAAATCCTCTGGGGTCATCGCTTTGAACCAGTTGTGTTTGAGGAGAAGAACCACTACAAAGTGGATTACTCACGCTTTCACAAGACGTACGAGGTAGCTGGCACACCTCGCTGCTCAGCCCGGGAGCTGCAAGAAAGCAAGATGACCATCCTACCTTCTCCACCACCTCCCAGTGCCTTCTGCTATGAGAATGAGCTGGCACTTGTCAGTcaagatgaagatgaagatgatgatgaagTGGGTGTGGTGTTAGGGGGCAACACCAAGGAGGAGGGAGGTATAATCCAGATGATGGATTTTGGAAGCCACCTGGACCTGGAGCGACTCCAGGCAACTCTGCCTCTAGATACAATCTCATACCGCAGGGAGTCAGCCATCTAA